The Candidatus Cloacimonadaceae bacterium genome includes the window AATCGAGTCCTACTCCGGATGAGCAACATTCATTCAATGCTCCAAGGACTGTAGCAAATTCTGATCTTTCCCAGCTAATCGGATTGCACGCACCAGAGGATGATAGCCCATCATACAAGAGCTTAAATTTTGAACTGCCACCAACAAGTAACAAATCAGGTTTTACGTTCCCTAATTTTGATGTTACCTTACTAATAAAAGGAGTGATCGAAACTATAGCTTGACTTACATACCTTTGTTTCACGACCTCTTCAATATCTTTAATTGAAACATGGACTTTCAATTTTGATAGAGATAACACACCATCTGTTTTTGTTTTACTGAACTTCTCTTTTAGTGTCTGAAGTTGCCTAATAACTGTATTCTTGTTTTTCCTAAAATAGTCGATCTCATCGTGGGGTAGATTAGATAATATGTGTTTGTACAGTTCTTCATCTATGTCATACCCACCTATTTTATCGTCACCGCCGAAATTGATTTCGGGTATCAACTCAAAATGACCAGGCATTGTTTGTTTTAAACAAGCCCAATCGAGTGTTCCCCCACCACAGTCAAGCACGATCAGATATTTTGAATCATAACTTGTTTCCGAAAACCATGCTTGAGCAGCAGCTATTGGTTCTCGTATGAATGCTAGGTTTTCATCCTCAAAGCCAGCATTAACGGCTGCCTCACGTAGTAACTTTTCGTCAGGAGGACCGTATAATGATGGGATAGTTATAACTGCCTTAAGGTGTTTTACACTTGAAAACTCAGGATGTTGCAGTAATTTTTCACGCAAGCATGAAAACAGGGTCTGCAGCAATATCTTTGGAGTAGTTTTCTGACCGTTACCAGCTATGATTATTGACTCTCTCAGAGATCTTTTTAGGGGCTGATCAAGCAATCCTCCAGGATCATCTTTCCCAAGAAAAACCGCATCATCACCGCAGAATATCTCTCCATTACACGAAAGATAGAACAAGGAAGGAATATAGGGTTTATCATCATCCCCAATTCTAAACAGCTCTGCCTTCTTGCTGGCAGAGTCAAAATATGCCATTTTTGTTCGTGTTGTTCCGAAATCAATTGAAATGAGTTTATTATTGATAGACATCATATACTCTCAAGGTTTTGTATAATTTTACTGCAAACATTTATTGCATGTCCATAGATTTTATTACCGTACATGTGTTTTTTGATGTGGTATTCCTTATGCAATTGA containing:
- a CDS encoding Hsp70 family protein, producing MMSINNKLISIDFGTTRTKMAYFDSASKKAELFRIGDDDKPYIPSLFYLSCNGEIFCGDDAVFLGKDDPGGLLDQPLKRSLRESIIIAGNGQKTTPKILLQTLFSCLREKLLQHPEFSSVKHLKAVITIPSLYGPPDEKLLREAAVNAGFEDENLAFIREPIAAAQAWFSETSYDSKYLIVLDCGGGTLDWACLKQTMPGHFELIPEINFGGDDKIGGYDIDEELYKHILSNLPHDEIDYFRKNKNTVIRQLQTLKEKFSKTKTDGVLSLSKLKVHVSIKDIEEVVKQRYVSQAIVSITPFISKVTSKLGNVKPDLLLVGGSSKFKLLYDGLSSSGACNPISWERSEFATVLGALNECCSSGVGLDFLDVDDVIHKGESAFSNSRYFEAYYYFLLVSCYRPSNGDVNNRMTEIESTIVNTPELLKKYRDNSISEGFDRDLAYLIYGWIYATTNQDFCDAQKAKTVFDALLKRIPECPLLYLGLTIISLAQENQNQTLSLLDKVIELDANQISAKYLKCLLYWNLGEVNDAACLLEQNLAADPDFVDAIVLQGKIASISFGEYDKAISLFNRAIELDKESVDNDEALFALGLCYKELNIDDTYKQAAFNCFNKSTKLGFLYSIRALADCYLEGFGTDEDATKAFCLYRVAAENGETYSMKFIGECYKDGYFVEQNASRAFKYYKQAADLEDAEAMQLVADCYENGIGVTKNILEARNWLRKAKQASGT